In Bombyx mori chromosome 11, ASM3026992v2, one genomic interval encodes:
- the LOC101739088 gene encoding nuclear envelope phosphatase-regulatory subunit 1 isoform X1, with amino-acid sequence MSLEQTACDVIITDLKAFERRLTEVIACLQPATMRWRILLTIVSVCTAIAAYHWLMDPLTPVVSLTQSLWNHPFFAVTSTLLVLLFMIGVHRKVVAPSIITARTRSILNDFNMSCDDTGKLILKPRPANSSLF; translated from the exons atgtcgCTCGAACAAACTGCTTGTGATG TCATAATTACAGATTTGAAAGCTTTTGAGCGTCGTTTAACTGAAGTGATAGCATGTCTCCAACCAGCTACAATGAGATGGAGAA TTCTACTGACAATTGTGTCAGTTTGTACAGCAATAGCAGCATACCATTGGTTGATGGATCCTCTGACACCTGTAGTCTCGCTCACACAGTCTTTGTGGAATCATCCCTTTTTTGCTGTGACCTCTACATTATTGG TTTTGCTATTCATGATTGGAGTACATAGAAAGGTAGTGGCTCCTAGCATCATCACAGCGCGCACTCGCTCCATACTTAATGACTTCAACATGTCTTGTGACGATACTGGCAAACTTATTCTGAAGCCGAGACCAGCAAATAgctcattattttaa
- the LOC101739088 gene encoding nuclear envelope phosphatase-regulatory subunit 1 isoform X2 → MSLEQTACDDLKAFERRLTEVIACLQPATMRWRILLTIVSVCTAIAAYHWLMDPLTPVVSLTQSLWNHPFFAVTSTLLVLLFMIGVHRKVVAPSIITARTRSILNDFNMSCDDTGKLILKPRPANSSLF, encoded by the exons atgtcgCTCGAACAAACTGCTTGTGATG ATTTGAAAGCTTTTGAGCGTCGTTTAACTGAAGTGATAGCATGTCTCCAACCAGCTACAATGAGATGGAGAA TTCTACTGACAATTGTGTCAGTTTGTACAGCAATAGCAGCATACCATTGGTTGATGGATCCTCTGACACCTGTAGTCTCGCTCACACAGTCTTTGTGGAATCATCCCTTTTTTGCTGTGACCTCTACATTATTGG TTTTGCTATTCATGATTGGAGTACATAGAAAGGTAGTGGCTCCTAGCATCATCACAGCGCGCACTCGCTCCATACTTAATGACTTCAACATGTCTTGTGACGATACTGGCAAACTTATTCTGAAGCCGAGACCAGCAAATAgctcattattttaa